In Caballeronia insecticola, one DNA window encodes the following:
- a CDS encoding universal stress protein, with protein MFKRILVAIDGSRTSQRAFEAALDLAVTHQALVQPYYVVESGPMYLDVPGYDPSILHSSLMEQGASLAREAADAMKARGVAGEVVSVEATASDDVATLITKAAKTFGADLLIMGTHGRKGFQRLILGSVAERCLRHASLPVLLIPSASGAPPEHGSA; from the coding sequence ATGTTCAAACGCATTCTCGTCGCCATCGACGGCAGCCGGACCTCGCAGCGCGCCTTCGAGGCCGCGCTCGATCTCGCCGTCACGCATCAGGCGCTCGTTCAGCCCTATTACGTCGTGGAAAGCGGACCGATGTATCTCGACGTGCCCGGCTACGATCCGTCGATATTGCATTCGAGCCTGATGGAACAAGGCGCGTCGCTCGCCCGCGAAGCCGCCGACGCGATGAAGGCGCGCGGCGTCGCGGGCGAAGTCGTGTCCGTCGAGGCCACCGCGAGCGACGATGTGGCCACGCTCATCACCAAGGCGGCGAAAACCTTCGGCGCGGATCTGCTGATCATGGGCACGCACGGCCGCAAAGGCTTCCAGCGCCTGATCCTCGGCAGCGTGGCCGAACGTTGCCTGCGTCACGCGAGCTTGCCGGTCCTGCTGATTCCGTCCGCGTCCGGTGCGCCGCCGGAACACGGCAGCGCATGA
- a CDS encoding helix-turn-helix domain-containing protein has protein sequence MSALSDPSRTRRNAAHCSSCAMRHLCMPEGLCSNDIAKLENIISATRRVKRGEALFRVGERFEALFAVRSGSLKTVVTHDGGREQVTGLLLAGDALGFEAIEEGTHTCDAIALEDSTVCVAPYPLFERMCRETDALQRRLNRMMSHALNREANHVVRLGMLRADERVAGLLLDISSRLSMRGYASSEFTLRMTRDDMGSYLGMTLETVSRTLSRFDKAGLIETQGKFIRICDFDGLRAV, from the coding sequence ATGAGCGCCCTCTCAGACCCTTCCCGCACCCGGCGCAATGCGGCGCATTGTTCCAGTTGCGCCATGCGGCATCTGTGCATGCCGGAAGGCCTGTGCTCGAACGACATCGCCAAACTGGAGAACATCATCTCGGCCACGCGCCGGGTGAAGCGCGGCGAAGCGTTGTTTCGCGTGGGCGAGCGCTTCGAAGCGTTGTTCGCGGTGCGCTCAGGCTCGCTCAAGACGGTCGTCACGCATGACGGCGGCCGCGAACAGGTCACCGGGCTGCTCCTGGCCGGCGACGCGCTGGGCTTCGAAGCCATCGAGGAAGGCACGCATACGTGCGACGCCATCGCGCTCGAAGACAGTACCGTGTGCGTGGCGCCCTACCCGCTCTTCGAGCGCATGTGCCGCGAAACGGACGCCTTGCAAAGGCGCCTGAATCGCATGATGAGTCACGCGCTGAACCGCGAGGCGAACCACGTCGTGCGGCTCGGCATGCTGCGCGCCGACGAACGCGTCGCGGGTCTGCTGCTCGACATTTCGTCGCGGCTGTCCATGCGCGGTTACGCGTCGTCGGAATTTACGCTGCGCATGACGCGCGACGACATGGGCAGCTATCTCGGCATGACGCTCGAAACCGTGAGCCGCACGCTGTCCCGTTTCGACAAGGCGGGGCTCATCGAAACGCAGGGCAAGTTTATTCGTATCTGCGACTTCGACGGTCTGCGCGCCGTCTGA
- a CDS encoding SUMF1/EgtB/PvdO family nonheme iron enzyme, protein MNREPSLRHPLLERLAEARRVTDELFDVVKPEHLYDRPIAERHRVVFYIGHLEAFDRNLFDQRLFNVPSINPEYDQLFAFGIDPVDGGLPADQPADWPSLEEVREYKERVRADIDAHFDPVTLAASPVAADASPTQLLEVAIEHRLMHAETLAYMLHQLPVDRKIAPANARSERASERALEHETVHVPAGSATLGLTRDSGRFGWDNEFGEERVEVPAFEIDRYMVTNGDYLRFIDAGGYWNRSLWDEADWAWKEEQRIAHPAFWIPGDDDDPQGAWKLRTMFDEIALPPDWPVYVSHAEAKAYARWAGKSLPTEAQWQRAASGAPGVAEGNFDFRRWDPSPVQAYPENRSEFGVEGQFGNGWEWTSTEFGPLNGFEPFPFYLGYSANFFDGKHFVIKGGSPRTAACMLRPSFRNWFQAHYQYVYAGFRCVSN, encoded by the coding sequence ATGAACCGCGAACCTTCCCTTCGACACCCGCTGCTGGAACGCCTCGCCGAGGCGCGCCGCGTCACTGACGAACTTTTCGACGTCGTCAAGCCCGAGCATTTGTACGACAGGCCGATCGCCGAGCGGCATCGCGTCGTGTTTTATATCGGGCATCTCGAAGCCTTCGACCGCAATCTTTTCGACCAGCGTCTCTTCAACGTACCCAGCATCAATCCCGAGTACGACCAGCTCTTCGCGTTCGGCATCGATCCGGTGGATGGCGGCCTGCCCGCCGACCAACCCGCCGACTGGCCGTCGCTCGAAGAAGTGCGCGAGTACAAAGAACGGGTCCGCGCCGATATCGACGCGCACTTCGATCCGGTCACGCTCGCCGCGTCGCCGGTTGCCGCCGACGCGTCGCCCACGCAGTTGCTCGAAGTCGCGATCGAGCATCGGCTGATGCATGCGGAAACGCTCGCCTACATGCTGCATCAATTACCGGTCGACAGAAAAATCGCGCCCGCCAATGCCCGTTCCGAGCGCGCGTCCGAACGCGCGCTCGAACATGAAACCGTGCACGTGCCGGCGGGCAGCGCGACGCTCGGCCTGACGCGCGACAGCGGCCGCTTCGGCTGGGACAACGAGTTCGGCGAGGAGCGCGTCGAGGTGCCGGCGTTCGAGATCGATCGCTATATGGTGACGAACGGCGATTATCTGCGCTTCATTGACGCGGGCGGTTACTGGAACCGTTCGCTCTGGGACGAAGCCGACTGGGCGTGGAAGGAGGAGCAGCGTATCGCGCATCCGGCCTTCTGGATTCCCGGCGACGACGACGACCCGCAAGGCGCATGGAAACTGCGCACGATGTTCGACGAGATCGCGCTGCCGCCCGACTGGCCTGTGTATGTGAGCCATGCCGAAGCGAAGGCTTATGCGCGCTGGGCGGGCAAGTCGCTGCCGACCGAGGCGCAATGGCAGCGCGCGGCGTCGGGTGCGCCGGGCGTCGCCGAGGGGAATTTCGATTTCCGCCGCTGGGATCCGTCGCCGGTGCAGGCTTATCCGGAGAATCGCAGCGAGTTCGGCGTCGAAGGGCAATTCGGCAACGGCTGGGAATGGACATCGACGGAATTCGGGCCGTTGAATGGCTTCGAACCGTTTCCGTTTTATCTCGGCTATTCGGCCAATTTCTTCGACGGCAAGCACTTCGTCATCAAGGGCGGCTCGCCGCGCACCGCCGCCTGCATGTTACGGCCGAGCTTCCGCAACTGGTTTCAGGCGCATTATCAGTACGTATATGCCGGGTTCCGCTGCGTGAGCAACTGA
- a CDS encoding TonB-dependent receptor: MSASRSHSLQAVPAKALAHRAVIVAAVTMVFSLSAHAQSSDTGNAEGAAAPQESALPAVRVQASKEQLPGDLEPTFAGGQVARGADFGVLGKQKMIDVPFSMTTYTSKLIEDQQARTIADVLANDPAVRTAYAFGNFAETYVIRGFQLQGDDVSLNGLYGITPRQLVATDALERVDLFKGANAFLNGASPNGSGIGGGLNLQLKRADDKPLTRVTLDGSASGEIGAHVDIGRRFGSEGQFGIRVNQANHDGETSIDGEHRRDNTTAVSLDWRGDKLRLYGDFLYQRQRINGGRPTVNDFANFIPEPPSATYNYGQTWSFSSIEDTVGILRAEYDFYPGWTAYVTGGVRHTDEHGEYSSPSIQANGTTTATRLGVPHKEDGSSAEAGVRGHFNTGPVSHFVTAGASIVRVDSKSAFTFSSSFPTSLYDTPQVPFPATTLTGGNNADPQTVSYNLMRSVAISDTLGFLHDRVLFTIGARHQELLTNTYAYTGAQTRNYNDSITTPVFGLVVKPMQDVAIYANHSEALTIGDSAPNTAVNFGDQLPPAKSKQWEVGAKYDNGQYGASFAAFQIERPLTFVNSSNVFVADGTQRHRGLEASIYGEPVHGVRLIAGATYIHATQYDTGTGATDGNKPIGVPTMMFNVNAEYDVPVLNGLTLTARWIHTGSQYLNVTNTLSIPAWDRFDLGARYATVLFNKPTTFRASVLNVANKSYWSSTIGGYLTQGAPRTVLLSMTTDF; the protein is encoded by the coding sequence ATGTCCGCATCCCGTTCACACTCCTTGCAGGCCGTGCCTGCGAAGGCGCTGGCTCATCGCGCCGTCATCGTCGCAGCCGTGACGATGGTCTTCTCCCTGTCGGCGCACGCCCAGTCGTCCGATACGGGCAATGCCGAGGGCGCTGCCGCCCCGCAGGAGAGTGCGCTGCCCGCCGTCAGGGTGCAGGCGTCCAAGGAGCAGTTGCCCGGCGATCTCGAACCGACATTCGCGGGCGGCCAGGTCGCGCGTGGCGCGGACTTCGGCGTGCTCGGCAAGCAGAAGATGATCGACGTGCCGTTCAGCATGACGACCTACACGTCGAAGCTGATCGAAGATCAGCAGGCACGCACGATCGCGGACGTGCTCGCGAACGACCCGGCCGTCCGGACGGCCTATGCTTTCGGCAACTTCGCGGAGACGTACGTCATTCGCGGCTTCCAGCTTCAGGGCGACGATGTCTCGCTGAACGGCCTGTACGGCATCACGCCGCGCCAGCTCGTCGCGACCGATGCGCTCGAACGCGTGGACCTGTTCAAGGGCGCGAATGCGTTTCTGAACGGCGCATCGCCGAACGGCTCGGGGATCGGCGGCGGCCTGAACCTGCAATTGAAGCGCGCCGACGACAAGCCGCTCACGCGCGTGACGCTCGACGGCTCGGCATCGGGCGAGATCGGCGCGCACGTCGATATCGGCCGGCGCTTCGGCAGCGAAGGGCAGTTCGGCATTCGCGTGAATCAGGCGAATCACGACGGCGAAACGAGCATCGACGGCGAACATCGCCGTGACAACACCACGGCCGTATCGCTCGACTGGCGCGGCGACAAGCTGCGTCTGTACGGCGATTTTCTGTATCAGCGCCAGCGCATCAACGGCGGACGTCCGACCGTCAACGACTTCGCCAACTTCATTCCGGAGCCGCCGTCGGCGACCTACAACTACGGGCAGACGTGGAGCTTCAGTTCGATCGAAGACACCGTCGGCATTCTGCGCGCCGAGTACGACTTCTATCCGGGCTGGACCGCTTACGTGACGGGCGGCGTGCGCCACACGGACGAGCACGGCGAATATTCGTCGCCGAGCATTCAGGCGAACGGCACGACGACCGCAACGCGTCTCGGCGTGCCGCACAAGGAAGACGGTTCGTCCGCCGAAGCCGGCGTGCGCGGCCACTTCAACACGGGGCCGGTGTCGCACTTCGTGACGGCGGGCGCGTCGATCGTGCGTGTCGATTCGAAGTCGGCGTTCACGTTCAGCAGTTCGTTCCCGACGAGCCTCTACGACACGCCGCAAGTGCCGTTTCCGGCGACCACGCTGACGGGCGGCAACAACGCAGATCCGCAGACGGTGTCGTACAACCTGATGCGCAGCGTTGCGATCTCCGACACGCTCGGCTTCCTGCACGACCGCGTGCTCTTCACGATCGGCGCGCGCCATCAGGAATTGCTGACGAACACCTACGCCTATACCGGCGCTCAGACGCGCAACTACAACGATTCGATCACGACGCCGGTCTTCGGTCTCGTCGTCAAGCCGATGCAGGATGTCGCGATCTACGCGAATCACAGCGAAGCGCTGACGATCGGCGATTCGGCGCCCAATACCGCCGTGAACTTCGGCGACCAGTTGCCGCCGGCTAAGTCGAAGCAGTGGGAAGTCGGCGCGAAGTACGACAACGGTCAGTACGGCGCGTCGTTCGCGGCGTTCCAGATCGAGCGGCCGCTGACGTTCGTGAACAGCTCGAACGTGTTCGTGGCGGACGGCACGCAGCGGCATCGCGGGCTGGAGGCGTCGATCTACGGCGAGCCGGTGCACGGCGTGCGCCTGATCGCGGGCGCGACCTATATCCACGCGACGCAGTACGACACGGGCACGGGCGCAACCGACGGCAACAAGCCGATCGGCGTGCCGACGATGATGTTCAACGTCAACGCGGAATACGACGTGCCGGTGCTGAACGGCCTCACGCTGACGGCGCGCTGGATTCACACGGGCTCGCAGTATCTGAACGTGACGAACACGCTGTCAATTCCGGCGTGGGACCGTTTCGACCTCGGCGCGCGCTACGCGACCGTGCTGTTCAACAAGCCGACGACGTTCCGCGCGAGCGTGCTCAACGTGGCGAACAAGTCGTACTGGTCGTCGACGATCGGCGGTTATCTGACGCAAGGCGCGCCGCGCACGGTGCTCTTGTCGATGACAACGGATTTCTGA
- a CDS encoding PepSY-associated TM helix domain-containing protein, with protein MRPILVRLHRWLGVATALFLFVSGLTGAIIAWDHEIDALLNPSFFHARTDAPALPPLELARRVEAADPRVEVTYLPLGVEPGHTAQLMVMPRTDPATKAPYDVAYNQIAVDPATGHVQAQRMWGAVSLARIGLMPFLYKLHYTLHLPIVGGFDVGTWLIGIVGIMWLFDSGIALVLSFPSVKAWRKSFAFRVKRGGYALTFDLHRSGGVWIWGLLLVMALTSISMNLADPVMRPVVSLFSKLTPSFTENADLVRAGPPGQPPATREQILAAAARDARRENLSGPMGALYYAPMFQAYGVGFFAPGREHGDVGLGNAWLYYNGHTGALAGSSIPGRGSAGDIFMQAQFPLHSGRIAGVAGRILVSAVGVAVAMLSATGLIIWFRKRAARRLSAAATNSRTLGNAR; from the coding sequence ATGAGGCCGATTCTGGTTCGCCTGCATCGCTGGCTGGGCGTCGCGACCGCGCTCTTTCTGTTCGTGTCGGGGCTGACCGGCGCGATCATCGCGTGGGATCACGAAATCGATGCGCTGCTGAATCCGTCGTTCTTCCATGCGCGCACCGACGCACCGGCGCTGCCGCCGCTCGAACTCGCGCGGCGCGTCGAGGCGGCCGATCCGCGTGTCGAGGTGACGTATCTGCCGCTCGGCGTCGAGCCGGGTCACACCGCGCAACTGATGGTCATGCCGCGCACCGATCCGGCCACGAAAGCGCCGTACGACGTCGCGTACAACCAGATCGCTGTCGATCCGGCCACGGGACACGTGCAGGCGCAGCGCATGTGGGGCGCGGTGTCGCTCGCGCGCATCGGCCTGATGCCGTTTCTCTACAAGCTGCATTACACGCTGCATCTGCCGATCGTCGGCGGGTTCGATGTCGGCACGTGGCTGATCGGCATCGTCGGCATCATGTGGCTGTTCGACAGCGGCATTGCGCTCGTGCTGTCGTTTCCGAGCGTGAAGGCGTGGCGCAAGTCGTTCGCGTTTCGCGTGAAGCGCGGCGGCTATGCGCTCACGTTCGATTTGCATCGCTCGGGCGGCGTGTGGATCTGGGGTTTGCTGCTGGTCATGGCGCTCACGTCGATCTCGATGAATCTCGCCGATCCGGTGATGCGGCCCGTCGTCTCGCTGTTCTCGAAGCTCACGCCGTCGTTCACCGAAAACGCCGATCTCGTGCGCGCCGGTCCGCCCGGCCAGCCGCCCGCCACGCGCGAGCAGATTCTCGCTGCGGCCGCGCGCGACGCCCGTCGCGAAAACCTGAGCGGTCCGATGGGCGCGCTCTACTACGCGCCGATGTTTCAGGCGTACGGCGTCGGCTTCTTCGCACCCGGACGCGAGCACGGCGACGTCGGTCTCGGCAATGCCTGGCTGTACTACAACGGCCATACCGGCGCGCTCGCGGGCTCGTCGATTCCGGGCCGCGGTTCTGCCGGCGACATCTTCATGCAGGCGCAGTTTCCGCTGCACTCGGGCCGCATCGCGGGCGTGGCCGGACGCATTCTCGTGAGCGCGGTCGGCGTTGCGGTTGCGATGCTGAGCGCGACCGGCCTCATCATCTGGTTCAGGAAACGCGCCGCGCGGCGTCTCTCAGCGGCGGCGACGAACTCGCGCACGCTCGGGAACGCTCGCTGA
- a CDS encoding sterol desaturase family protein, with the protein MELLGKISLYAMGIVLTASLIEAVVLHFKHKGTDRAFDWHETWISLADLVGRKLLAFLPLSLVTPVFNFAWEHRIHTVTTNTALTLFLLFIGQEFCYYWYHRASHTIRFFWANHAVHHSPNQLTLSSAYRLGWLTKIAGSAIFFTPLVWFGVKPDVVLAVVSINLLYQFWLHATWIPKLGWLEYVFNTPSAHRVHHASNATYLDANFGGVLIIFDRLFGTYVAERADEPCRYGLTTPTTSHNPIVVETEHWVSLVRDMIHAKSVSDAAGFLLRPPGWLPNGEGKTTEELQKRALGH; encoded by the coding sequence ATGGAACTGCTCGGAAAAATCTCGCTGTACGCGATGGGCATCGTCCTCACCGCGTCGTTGATCGAAGCTGTCGTCCTGCATTTCAAGCACAAGGGCACCGACCGTGCCTTCGACTGGCACGAGACCTGGATCTCGCTCGCCGATCTCGTCGGCCGCAAGCTGCTCGCCTTCCTGCCGCTCTCGCTCGTGACGCCAGTGTTCAACTTCGCGTGGGAACATCGCATCCATACGGTCACGACGAACACCGCGCTCACGCTCTTCCTGCTCTTCATCGGACAGGAGTTCTGCTACTACTGGTATCACCGCGCGTCGCACACGATCCGCTTCTTCTGGGCCAATCACGCGGTTCATCATTCGCCGAACCAGTTGACGCTCTCCTCCGCGTACCGGCTCGGCTGGCTGACCAAGATCGCCGGTTCGGCCATCTTCTTCACCCCGCTCGTGTGGTTTGGCGTAAAGCCCGACGTGGTGCTCGCTGTCGTGTCGATCAACCTGCTCTATCAGTTCTGGCTGCACGCCACCTGGATTCCGAAGCTCGGCTGGCTCGAATATGTGTTCAACACGCCGTCGGCGCACCGCGTGCACCATGCGTCGAACGCGACGTATCTCGATGCGAACTTCGGCGGCGTGCTGATCATCTTCGATCGCCTGTTCGGCACGTATGTCGCAGAGCGCGCCGACGAACCGTGCCGCTACGGCCTCACGACGCCGACCACGTCGCACAACCCGATCGTCGTCGAGACCGAGCACTGGGTGAGCCTCGTCCGCGACATGATTCACGCGAAGAGCGTGTCGGATGCGGCCGGCTTCCTGCTCCGCCCGCCCGGCTGGCTGCCGAACGGCGAAGGGAAGACGACCGAAGAGTTGCAGAAGCGCGCCCTCGGGCACTGA
- a CDS encoding MFS transporter: MISRPVDSRPDARHAVASPASPCDEEVIRAQPADDARPCPRKRLALSATILGSSMAFIDGSVVNVALPSIQNELGASIAAMQWVVNAYLLFLGALVLVGGSMGDKLGRRKVFVAGVAIFMVASAGCGFAPNTGWLIAARAVQGIGAALLVPSSLAIIGAVFEGEARGRAIGTWAGVGAITSSLGPAAGGWLVDVFSWRAIFFLNLPLAIATIVLAIASVPDSHKADAPDTLDWPGAASAAAGLAALTYGLTEAPARGFADWRVLAMIAAGVLLLIGFVAIEAKSRDPMVPLDVFRSRDFSGANVVTLLLYFGLGGVLFFLPFTLIRAYGYSAAEAGAAVLPMPLIIGLLSRFTGGLTSRYGARALLTAGPCIAGIGFAMLAWPFVAGSYWSGFFPGLVVLALGMTITVAPLTTTVMASVPGERAGVASGINNAVARVASLLAIAVLGIAFVWAHGAALSARLDRLHVPMEARPDVRLLEADAASAPASPTIARAESEALADALRAVALLSALCGFAAAGVAAATIRMRK, encoded by the coding sequence TTGATCAGCCGACCTGTCGATAGCCGTCCGGACGCGCGGCACGCCGTCGCATCGCCGGCGAGTCCCTGCGACGAGGAGGTCATTCGCGCGCAGCCCGCCGACGACGCGCGTCCATGCCCCCGCAAGCGCCTGGCGCTAAGCGCGACGATTCTCGGGTCGAGCATGGCGTTCATCGACGGCTCGGTCGTGAACGTCGCGCTGCCGTCCATTCAGAACGAACTGGGCGCGAGCATCGCGGCGATGCAATGGGTCGTGAACGCGTACCTGCTCTTTCTCGGCGCGCTGGTTCTCGTGGGCGGCTCGATGGGCGACAAGCTCGGGCGGCGCAAGGTGTTCGTCGCGGGCGTCGCGATTTTCATGGTGGCGTCGGCGGGATGCGGCTTCGCGCCGAACACCGGCTGGCTGATCGCGGCGCGCGCGGTGCAGGGCATCGGCGCGGCGCTGCTGGTGCCGAGCAGTCTCGCGATCATCGGTGCGGTGTTCGAAGGCGAGGCGCGCGGACGGGCGATCGGCACGTGGGCCGGCGTGGGCGCGATCACGTCGTCGCTGGGGCCGGCGGCGGGCGGTTGGCTCGTCGATGTCTTTTCCTGGCGCGCGATCTTTTTCCTCAATCTGCCGCTCGCCATCGCGACGATCGTGCTCGCGATAGCATCCGTGCCCGACAGCCACAAAGCCGATGCGCCGGACACGCTCGACTGGCCCGGCGCGGCGAGCGCGGCGGCCGGGCTCGCCGCGCTGACCTACGGGCTCACCGAGGCGCCCGCGCGCGGTTTTGCCGACTGGCGCGTGCTCGCCATGATCGCGGCGGGCGTGCTGCTGCTGATCGGGTTCGTCGCGATCGAAGCGAAAAGCCGCGATCCGATGGTCCCGCTCGACGTGTTTCGTTCGCGCGATTTCAGCGGCGCCAACGTCGTCACGCTGCTGCTGTATTTCGGGCTCGGCGGCGTGCTGTTTTTTCTGCCGTTCACGCTGATTCGCGCCTATGGCTACAGCGCCGCCGAAGCGGGCGCGGCCGTGCTGCCGATGCCGCTCATCATCGGCTTGCTGTCGCGCTTCACCGGCGGGCTGACGAGCCGTTATGGCGCGCGGGCGCTTTTGACCGCCGGCCCGTGCATCGCGGGAATCGGCTTCGCGATGCTCGCGTGGCCGTTCGTCGCCGGAAGTTACTGGAGCGGCTTTTTTCCCGGGCTGGTCGTGCTCGCGCTCGGCATGACGATCACCGTCGCGCCGCTCACCACGACCGTGATGGCGTCGGTGCCGGGCGAGCGCGCGGGCGTGGCGTCGGGCATCAATAACGCCGTGGCGCGCGTCGCGAGCCTGCTGGCGATCGCCGTGCTCGGTATCGCGTTCGTGTGGGCGCATGGCGCGGCGTTGTCGGCGCGGCTCGATCGACTGCATGTGCCGATGGAGGCGCGCCCCGACGTGCGTTTGCTCGAAGCGGATGCCGCTTCGGCACCGGCATCGCCGACGATCGCGCGCGCGGAATCGGAGGCCCTGGCCGACGCACTGCGCGCCGTCGCGCTGCTGTCGGCGTTATGCGGATTCGCCGCCGCGGGCGTGGCGGCCGCGACCATCCGCATGCGCAAATGA
- a CDS encoding superoxide dismutase: MPHALPPLPYAFDALEPNIDARTMEVHHTKHHQTYVNNLNAALDQSDQKDVPVETLIARIDALPEALRLPVRNNGGGHANHSLFWTIMSPDGGGTPEGELAAAIDQDLGGFDAFKDAFTKAALTRFGSGWAWLNVDRQGKLAVESTANQDSPLMAGIASGNTPILGLDVWEHAYYLKYENRRPEYIAAFYNVVNWPEVARRYKAARGA; the protein is encoded by the coding sequence ATGCCTCACGCCCTTCCTCCCCTTCCCTATGCCTTCGACGCGCTGGAACCGAACATCGACGCCCGCACGATGGAAGTCCATCACACGAAGCATCATCAGACCTATGTCAACAATCTCAATGCCGCGCTCGACCAGTCGGATCAGAAGGATGTGCCGGTCGAGACGCTGATCGCGCGCATCGACGCGTTGCCCGAGGCGCTGCGGCTGCCCGTGCGCAACAACGGCGGCGGACATGCGAACCATAGCCTGTTCTGGACGATCATGTCGCCCGACGGCGGCGGCACGCCCGAAGGCGAACTCGCCGCTGCGATCGATCAGGATCTAGGCGGCTTCGATGCGTTCAAGGACGCCTTCACGAAAGCCGCGCTCACGCGCTTCGGCAGCGGATGGGCGTGGCTCAATGTCGACCGGCAGGGCAAGCTCGCCGTCGAGAGCACCGCGAATCAGGATAGCCCGCTGATGGCCGGGATCGCGTCGGGCAATACGCCGATTCTCGGTCTCGACGTGTGGGAGCACGCCTATTACCTCAAGTACGAGAATCGCCGCCCGGAGTACATCGCGGCGTTTTATAACGTGGTGAACTGGCCGGAGGTGGCGCGTCGTTACAAGGCGGCGCGCGGCGCATAG